In Aerococcaceae bacterium zg-252, the genomic window TAGATCCGACAATAGGTGTAATTTTATATCGGTTATTACCAAAAGCGATTGCAACGCTGGTATTTGCAAATTTTGATACGGAACAACAAACAGCGATTATTAATGCCTCAACAGATCAAGAAATTGAACATATTTTAAATGAACTATACTTTGATGATATGGTTGATTTAATTGAAGAGATGCCGTCAAATGTTGTTAATGATATTTTGAAACATACTTCTGCAGCTGAACGCCAATTAATCAATCAGTTTTTAATGTATCCAGATTCTTCGGCTGGCTCTATGATGACGATTGAATATGTTTCATTGAAAAAAGAATTTACGGTCAGAGAAGCACTTGATAAAATTAAGCGAGAAGGTATTGATAAAGAAACGATTTATACACTTTATGTTACCGATGAAAAGCGTGTGCTAGAGGGTATCTTGAGTTTGAGAGAATTAATTGTTGCAGATTTAGACACGAAAATCAAATCGTTAATGAGTGAAGATGTAATTTATGCCCATACATTAGATGACCGAGAAGATGTTGCGAAACAATTTTCTAAATATGATTTAACGGCATTACCGATTGTCGACAATGAAAAACGGATTGTTGGGATTATTACGGTCGATGACGTACTCGATGTTTTAGAAGAAGAAACAACGGAAGATTTTCAAATTATGGCTGCTACTACCCCGAATGAGAAACCATACATGAGTACAAGTGTGCTTGAACTGGCAAAAGACCGGATTTTTTGGTTATTAATTTTGATGATTTCAGCGACAGTTACGCAAAAAATTATTAATAATTATGAATCAATATTAAGTAGTACTGCCTTTTTATCTGGTTTTATCCCAATGTTAATGGATACTGGTGGGAACTCAGGTTCGCAAAGTTCTACTTTAATCATTCGAAGTTTAGCGATTAATGATGTTACGACAGGTGATTGGTTGAGCGTGTTGTGGAAAGAGTTTCGTGTTGCTTTGTTATGTGGTGTGGTCTTAGCATTCGTCAATTATTTTAAAATTATTTACATTGACCGAATTCCTGCTAATATTGCGTTAACGGTTAGTATTACATTAATATTTTCTGTTATGAGTGCGAAAATAGCAGGTGGAGCGTTACCACTGTTAGCACATAAATTAAAACTAGACCCTGCGATTATGGCGTCACCCTTAATCACGACGATTGCTGATGCGATTAGTTTAGTTGTTTATTTTATGCTAGCACGCACAATTATTGGATTTTAATGATGAGTGAGAAAAGAAGTCTTTATGGTGCACGGCACTGTAAGGACTTTTTTGGTGGGGGAAGTCAAAGTACTCATGCTTATATAATATGAAAAAATTGTGAAACTAGCAGCTGAAAACAAAATAATACACGATGCTGAAATTGAAAGAAAATACAATAAATGTTACCATTAATATAAGAATTTAGGTTATCCAAAGATTGTAGCTAAAAATAAAGTTTTGACTGATATCTATGATTTGGGGGTATTTGTTTATGAAGAAATCGAGTGAAAATAAGCAAATGTATTTAGTTCAAGATGACACTGATAATATGGATCTCGCAAAACTTTGCCGTAAAGGTATTTATACAGTAAAAATGATGCAAGATTGGGGTTTTACACAATCCGAGATTGATTATTATTTTGGAACAGAAGTGAATGAACAAACGGAGAATTTCACACAAGTTTAAGTATGTAACTTTAAGAGTTAGGTGCTTTTGGACGTTCAACTGGGTAATTATAACGCATTAGCATGGCTTTAAACTGAAAATGGTATATGCTACGATTTTAGATGATAAAGAATTTTTACATTTTGTTATAGGATTGATTTTAAAGGGTGAGAAATAAAAGATATGGATTTAAAGTTTATGAAAGCAATTACCGAATATCACGAAGTAGAAAAGATATATCTAAAAAAATTTGGAGAGCATTCACTTGACTATGTCCATTTGTTTGACCCGGTGAATATTCATAATTATCCCGAAGAAGTGTTAAGAGCAACTGATAAATTGGAAGAAGCTATTTCAAAAGGAGTTCCGTTTGATAATACAAAACCTGAAGTTGATGTTATATATTAAATCATTAGGAAGAAATAGAGGAAACTACAGTTAATTTGAAGTACTGAAAAAGGAGTTGAAGAAGTGTGAAAATTGAAAGAATAACTCAAGCTCCATTTGAAACTATCATTAGTTTAGACAAAAAGGAAGGGGTACGAGATTCGATTGGGAATTTTTTTACTGTAGATGGTGTCACATTACATCAAATTAAAGGTACTTCAACTGAATTTTGGACAGAGTTTCTTATTGAGAAGACAGACAAACTTGAAGTAGGTCAAGAAATTAAATTTATGAAAATTACCTAAGTTTACTCCAAAGTGGAAGGTGCTTTTTGTGTACGCAAAATTAGGAGGTTCCCTGTATCTCGCTTAGCCCATGCGTTAATGGGCTACTTAGTTTGTCCTGCCACATGACGTTAAACTGGGTTAAAATATAACGCACTAGCGTGGCTTTAAACTGAAAATGGAATAAATGCCCCACTTACTTAAGCTCACGAAGACGCAGATGTTCGTTTCCTTGGGCTTATTTGACGTGTGGAAAGATTGTTTGAAGTCGAAAAAGAAAAGCAATTCAAGAAGCATTAGCTAAAGAAAAAGATGACGCAAAGTTAAGCGAAGAAGACTATGAAAAAGTCAATTTGAAGATCAGCGTACGCAGTTTGAAAAAGAACGGGCTTAATTTATGCAAAAACAGAGTGTGATTGAACTGGAAAAGAATTTGATGACGAAAAAACTGCCGAAGAGATGTTGAACTTGAGTAAGATGTTTATATTTTTTTGATTTATGATTAGATTCTTTGTTTTTCACAATTTTTTCTAGGCTAATATTCATTTTATTACCAAGTTAAATTCTATTAAAAAACACTTCCCAAAGTAAGTTCCATATTGTCTATCCACTTTGGAACTTACTTTAGGAATTTACTTATTCTTCAACATTCTTATTTAACATAAAAAGTTTGTATGATATAGTAATATTGTGGAATATATCAATGTTTTGATTGAACCATTTACATTGATTGGGGCGAAGCGATAGAAAAAAAGATTCAGTTTTCGTGTCGATACTTTTATTAGTACTAGAGGGGAATAAAAATGAAGAATAATGTTTTATTTAAACTATTAAGGAAGTATCCGATTCAGTTGGTAGGGATTATTTCATTAAGAATTTGTTGTGCGGGGTTACAGGTCTATGCATCACTACTACTTGCTAAAGTCTTGAATCATTTAGTCGATAGACAATTCATTCCATTTTTCAGTGCTGTAGCATGGAATTTATGTGCTTGGTTATTATTGCATGTATTTTATTTGATTTCAGCTGTTTGTGAAGAAAAATATATAGGAGATATTAATAATGATTTGAGAATGATTGTGTCAGATATTATTAGTGAGAAAGCCTATCAACAGCAAGAAGAAAATCAAAAAACATATTTTGCTTGGATGACACAAGATATAGAGTTAGTTAATACAAAGGGGATAGAAATAGTATTTGATTTTGTTACTTTTTCAAGTGCTCTATTTTTCACGGTTTTATCATTAATTAAGTTTCACTATATTATTTTGGTAGTAGCATTTATTCTATGGATATTGATGAATTTATATGCAAAAGTATTTAAAAAGAAAAGTGTTGAAATTGGTAAAAAATTTTCGGATGCCAATGCATTATTTACGAATCAAGTTCTCGATAAATTAGCAGGTTTGAATATTTATTTTAATATGAATTTGATGAGTCAATTTAAGGGGGATATTTGGAAAGCATCTGATTCATTGAAAAAGAGTAAAATTTATTATAGAACTTCAAGTGTTGCGATACAAAGAGTGAATAGCGCTATTAGTTCTTTCAGTCAAAATATGATTTTGCTTCTAACGGGATATTTAATCTTTCAGGGACAAGTTGAAGTTGGAGCGTTTTTGGCAGTAGGAAATATAGCAGGGATATTTTTCACTTGTATTTCACAAATCAATGATTCTATTTTGAAGATTTATTCTACTCAAGAAATTGTTGGAAAATTTGATGTATCGATAAAAGTGAAGCGTCCTAATACAAATAGTTTTGTTTTTAATAATAGAATTAAACTTGAAAATGTGAGTTATGCATTGAATGATAAATTAATCATTGAAGATTTTTCAATCGTAATTAATAAAAATGAAAAAGTTGCGATTATTGGAGATAGTGGGCGAGGTAAATCCACATTGTTGAATTTGATAAGTGCAAGGAATGCATGTTCTGCTGGAAAAATAAGCATTGACCAAATGGAATATAGTTATCTCGATCAATATGAATTAAAAAATAATATTACGTACATTGACCAAAACGCTTATCTATTCAATATGAGTGTTAGGGATAATATCACAATGGGGCGAGATTACTCAGATGATAAGATTATTGAAATGATGAAACAGCTACAACTGAATCATGTATTAGAGAAAATAGATTATAATTTAGATTTTCTAATAGAAGAAAATGGTAAAAATTTTTCAGGTGGTGAAAAGCAACGTTTGAATTTAGCTCGACAATTGATAGATCCTAAATCTATTATACTATTAGACGAAGTTACTTCAGCGTTAGATGCTACAACTAGGGAGAAAATTGAAAACTATATTTTATCTTTAAAAGAACATACAATTATTATGGTTACTCATCATTTATCTGATTCAACTAAAGAAAATTTAGATAAAGTGATTCGATTATAATAAGTGTCAAAGAGTGCATCAAGTAGAAGATTTAGCTGCTCTCTCCGGTGATTTAATTGACCGGAGGGAGCAGCTTCCTTGAATTACTGTTGGAAATGTAGATTTTTAAAGATGTTTAGTTGCTTTAGATTGCGATTGTTTAGTTTTAATTTGGCAATTACTTCAGCTTGATTGATATATTCTTTGGACTCTTCTACACTCCCTAATTTAATAGAAGCGTTCGCAAGTACTAACAGAATATCTTCTAAGTACATCAATGTATGGTTTGATATGGTTATTTCAAGTGTCTCAAGTCCAAATTGATAAGATTCTTCGTAACAATTGAGTTGATAGTAGATCCGAGATAATCCATATAATATTTTGTGTTGTATGTTCCAGGCGACAATAGGTAGTCTTGAAAATGAATATGCTTTTAAAAGAAATTCTTTGGTTTGATTAATATCTTTCAGTTCTTCATAAATATTTGCAATTAATAAGTAAAGATTTATTTTTAATTCAATATTAAATTTGTTATTGTTTGTACTAATTAAAGTAATTAAATGATTGGCTTTTTCGATTACAGAGTCAGTTTCTCCATAACAAGCCGTTTGAATAACTAATTTAATCCATTCAATGAAATGAGCTTGATTAGATGAAAGAGATGATATATCTAAAGTGGAGAGATATTTTTCTAAATGAACGTAATCTCTTTTCTCTAATAAAGAATCAATATAATCCGTATTAAGTGTTATAGTTTTGTAATCTTCATCTAGTAAAGTTGCCAATGAAGTATTCAATCGTTCACATATTTGTTGTAATAAATCAATATCCGGGCTGATTAATCCTTTTTCGATTTTTGAAATAACACTCTGGCTTGTTATACCCTTAGCTAAGTCGTTTTGTGTCATATTAAGTTGAAGTCGTAAATCTTTGATTTTTTTATTGTATGTTATCATGGGAATTCACTTCCTAATTTTAGTTTCCTACTCATATTGTAGCTAAAAAATTTCCTAATGCAAAATATTTGTATATTAATAAAAAATTTTTTAAAACTATTAAATTATAATATGAATATATATTGTTTTATGACTTGAAACAAGTTAGAATATAGAAAAGGGTGAAAATAATGAAGAAAAAGATATTTTTTATATTAATATTATTATCCATGGTAGTCGGTTCAAAAATACGTCAAACAGATAATTCAGATGGAACTTTACCACCATCGACATTTGAGAGAATATAAACATTTTTTATCAAAATTTATACTAGACATAGATAAAATCTCGTAGCTATGTAGTGATAGGAACTACATAGCTTTTTTCTATTTTGGTGTGCTAGTCTGTATAATTTAAGTTGCTGGACAACCGGTTGCCCTCTAATGCTTTTTCTAATGGTTTGAGTCATAATATTTATGCTTATGCACCATGAAAAAATTGTGAAACCCATGCGTAAAACAACATAAATGACTATCTATTATCACAAAAATTTGTTAATATAAATCTGTATGTAAAAAGCTAGTCTACACAAGGATATTATCCTAAATAATATAAACGAGCACTAGCAAGAAGGAAGTGAATAACGCATGTCTACATTAGATGAAATGAAACAACGACAACAAAA contains:
- the mgtE gene encoding magnesium transporter, which gives rise to METINQLNEIRDQFTELINQKRTKAAYELIKNLNEVDIAHLIDELDPTIGVILYRLLPKAIATLVFANFDTEQQTAIINASTDQEIEHILNELYFDDMVDLIEEMPSNVVNDILKHTSAAERQLINQFLMYPDSSAGSMMTIEYVSLKKEFTVREALDKIKREGIDKETIYTLYVTDEKRVLEGILSLRELIVADLDTKIKSLMSEDVIYAHTLDDREDVAKQFSKYDLTALPIVDNEKRIVGIITVDDVLDVLEEETTEDFQIMAATTPNEKPYMSTSVLELAKDRIFWLLILMISATVTQKIINNYESILSSTAFLSGFIPMLMDTGGNSGSQSSTLIIRSLAINDVTTGDWLSVLWKEFRVALLCGVVLAFVNYFKIIYIDRIPANIALTVSITLIFSVMSAKIAGGALPLLAHKLKLDPAIMASPLITTIADAISLVVYFMLARTIIGF
- a CDS encoding ABC transporter ATP-binding protein, whose amino-acid sequence is MKNNVLFKLLRKYPIQLVGIISLRICCAGLQVYASLLLAKVLNHLVDRQFIPFFSAVAWNLCAWLLLHVFYLISAVCEEKYIGDINNDLRMIVSDIISEKAYQQQEENQKTYFAWMTQDIELVNTKGIEIVFDFVTFSSALFFTVLSLIKFHYIILVVAFILWILMNLYAKVFKKKSVEIGKKFSDANALFTNQVLDKLAGLNIYFNMNLMSQFKGDIWKASDSLKKSKIYYRTSSVAIQRVNSAISSFSQNMILLLTGYLIFQGQVEVGAFLAVGNIAGIFFTCISQINDSILKIYSTQEIVGKFDVSIKVKRPNTNSFVFNNRIKLENVSYALNDKLIIEDFSIVINKNEKVAIIGDSGRGKSTLLNLISARNACSAGKISIDQMEYSYLDQYELKNNITYIDQNAYLFNMSVRDNITMGRDYSDDKIIEMMKQLQLNHVLEKIDYNLDFLIEENGKNFSGGEKQRLNLARQLIDPKSIILLDEVTSALDATTREKIENYILSLKEHTIIMVTHHLSDSTKENLDKVIRL
- a CDS encoding helix-turn-helix transcriptional regulator; the protein is MITYNKKIKDLRLQLNMTQNDLAKGITSQSVISKIEKGLISPDIDLLQQICERLNTSLATLLDEDYKTITLNTDYIDSLLEKRDYVHLEKYLSTLDISSLSSNQAHFIEWIKLVIQTACYGETDSVIEKANHLITLISTNNNKFNIELKINLYLLIANIYEELKDINQTKEFLLKAYSFSRLPIVAWNIQHKILYGLSRIYYQLNCYEESYQFGLETLEITISNHTLMYLEDILLVLANASIKLGSVEESKEYINQAEVIAKLKLNNRNLKQLNIFKNLHFQQ